Proteins co-encoded in one Cucurbita pepo subsp. pepo cultivar mu-cu-16 chromosome LG15, ASM280686v2, whole genome shotgun sequence genomic window:
- the LOC111776352 gene encoding thaumatin-like protein 1a, with translation MAFIQAIFFTLALLLSSAHAATIVVKNNCGHTIWPATLTSGSGQPQLAMTGFELASSESQTLNVPTPWTGRIWARTRCFTDDSSRFSCETGDCASGSRDCNGAGGIPPATLAEFTXEPELLRGVANFTRSGGAAEVVVGVGVGVPGAATGGGDGFRCCAPPSPGLVTSYSTMN, from the exons ATGGCATTCATCCAAGCAATCTTCTTCACTCTTGCCTTGCTATTGTCCTCAG CCCATGCAGCTACCATTGTTGTTAAAAACAATTGTGGACATACCATATGGCCAGCCACATTAACAAGCGGTAGCGGACAACCCCAACTCGCCATGACTGGATTTGAATTAGCTTCATCAGAGTCCCAGACTCTCAATGTCCCTACACCATGGACGGGTAGGATTTGGGCTCGAACCCGCTGCTTCACAGATGACTCTTCAAGGTTTTCTTGTGAAACGGGAGATTGTGCCTCTGGCTCTAGAGATTGCAATGGCGCTGGAGGAATTCCACCAGCTACCTTAGCTGAATTCACATTNGAACCCGAACTAT TACGAGGTGTTGCAAACTTCACTAGATCAGGGGGTGCAGCCGAAGTTGTGGTTGGGGTTGGCGTAGGCGTGCCCGGTGCAGCTACTGGTGGCGGTGATGGTTTCCGATGCTGCGCTCCTCCTTCTCCCGGCTTGGTGACGAGTTACTCCACCATGAATTGA